A stretch of the Panthera uncia isolate 11264 chromosome D1, Puncia_PCG_1.0, whole genome shotgun sequence genome encodes the following:
- the LTBP3 gene encoding latent-transforming growth factor beta-binding protein 3 has protein sequence MPGPRGAAGGLAPEMRGAGAAGLLALLLLLLLLLGPGGGAEAGPAGERGAGGGGALARERFKVVFAPVICKRTCLKGQCRDSCQQGSNMTLIGENGHSTDTLTGSGFRVVVCPLPCMNGGQCSSRNQCLCPPDFTGRFCQVPAGGAGGVTGGAGPGLGRAGALSTGALPPLAPESESVASKHAIYAVQVIADPPGPGEGPPAQHAAFLVPLGPGQISAEVQAPPPVVNVRVHHPPDASVQVHRIEGPNAEGPAPSQHLLPHPKPQHPRPPTQKPLGRCFQDTLPKQPCGSNPLPGLTKQEDCCGSIGTAWGQSKCHKCPQLQYTGVQKPGPVRGEVGADCPQGYKRLNSTHCQDINECAMPGMCRHGDCLNNPGSYRCVCPPGHSLGPSRTQCIADKPEEKSLCFRLVSPEHQCQHPLTTRLTRQLCCCSVGKAWGARCQRCPADGTAAFKEICPAGKGYHILTSHQTLTIQGESDFSLFLHPDGPPKPQQHPESPSRAPPPEDAEEERGVSTDSPVMEEQSAQQSHLTATTSPARPYPELISRPSPPTVRWFLPDLPPSRSAVEIAPTQVTETDECRLNQNICGHGECVPGPSDYSCHCNPGYRSHPQHRYCVDVNECEAEPCGAGRGICMNTGGSYNCHCNRGYRLHVGAGGRSCVDLNECAKPHLCGDGGFCLNFPGHYKCNCYPGYRLKASRPPVCEDIDECRDPSSCPDGKCENKPGSFKCIACQPGYRSQGGGACRDVNECAEGSPCSPGWCENLPGSFRCTCAQGYAPAPDGRSCLGEPQPCQSTPPAPTPRANWGPSLSHSGQEIDNAPSSSRIYPRRHIPPPPPRKKRLVSLEPLFLLPSLPTDIDECSQDPGLCLPHGACENLQGSYVCVCDEGFTPTQDQHGCEEVEQPHHKKECYLNFDDTVFCDSVLATNVTQQECCCSLGAGWGDHCEIYPCPVYSSAEFHSLCPDGKGYTQDNNIVNYGIPAHRDIDECILFGAEICKEGKCVNTQPGYECYCKQGFYYDGNLLECVDVDECLDESNCRNGVCENTRGGYRCACTPPAEYSPAQRQCLSPEEMDVDECQDPAACRPGRCVNLPGSYRCECRPPWVPGPSGRDCQLPESPAERAPERRDVCWAQRGEDGMCAGPLAGPALTFDDCCCRQGRGWGAQCRPCPPRSAGSQCPTSQSESNSFWDASPLLLGKPPREEDSSEEDSDECRCVSGRCVPRPGGAVCECPGGFQLDASRARCVDIDECRELNQRGLLCKSERCVNTSGSFRCVCKAGFARSRPHGACVPQRRR, from the exons ATGCCCGGGCCCCGCGGGGCTGCTGGCGGCCTGGCCCCTGAGAtgcgcggggcgggggcggcggggctgctggcgctgctgctgctgctgctgctgctgctgggcccGGGCGGCGGGGCCGAGGCGGGGCCGGCGGGCGAGCGGGgcgccggcgggggcggggcgctgGCCCGGGAGCGCTTCAAGGTGGTCTTTGCGCCGGTGATCTGCAAGCGGACCTGCCTCAAGGGCCAGTGTCGGGACAGTTGTCAGCAGGGCTCCAACATGACGCTCATCGGAGAGAACGGCCACAGCACCGATACGCTCACGGGCTCCGGCTTCCGCGTGG tggTGTGCCCTCTGCCCTGCATGAACGGCGGCCAGTGTTCCTCCCGAAACCAGTGCCTGTGTCCCCCGGACTTCACCGGTCGCTTCTGCCAGGTGCCCGCTGGAGGAGCTGGCGGGGTCACCGGCGGCGCAGGCCCCGGGCTTGGCCGGGCCGGGGCCCTGTCAACAGGCGCGCTTCCGCCCCTGGCTCCAGAAAGCGAGTCTGTAGCCAGCAAGCATGCCATCTACGCGGTCCAGGTGATCGCTGATCCGCCCGGGCCCGGGGAGGGGCCCCCTGCCCAGCATGCAGCCTTCCTGGTGCCCCTCGGGCCAGGACAGATCTCAGCGGAAG tgcaggccccgccccccgtgGTGAACGTGCGCGTGCACCATCCTCCCGATGCCTCGGTCCAAGTTCACCGCATCGAGGGGCCGAACGCCGAGGGCCCAGCCCCCTCGCAGCACCTGCTGCCGCACCCCAAGCCCCAGCACCCCCGGCCACCCACCCAGAAGCCCTTGGGCCGCTGCTTCCAGGACACACTGCCCAAGCAGCCT TGCGGCAGCAACCCCCTCCCCGGCCTCACCAAGCAGGAAGACTGCTGTGGGAGCATCGGCACCGCGTGGGGCCAGAGCAAGTGTCATAAGTGCCCCCAGCTACAGT acACAGGGGTGCAGAAACCAGGACCTGTACGTGGGGAGGTGGGCGCTGACTGCCCTCAGGGCTACAAGAGACTCAACAGCACCCATTGCCAGG ACATCAACGAGTGCGCGATGCCCGGCATGTGTCGCCATGGTGACTGCCTCAACAACCCCGGCTCCTATCGCTGCGTCTGCCCACCTGGCCATAGCTTGGGCCCCTCCCGAACGCAGTGCATTG CGGACAAGCCAGAGGAGAAGAGCCTGTGCTTCCGCCTGGTGAGCCCCGAGCACCAGTGCCAGCACCCGCTGACCACGCGCCTCACCCGCCAGCTCTGCTGCTGCAGCGTGGGCAAGGCCTGGGGCGCGAGGTGCCAGCGCTGCCCGGCTGATGGCACTG CTGCCTTCAAGGAGATCTGTCCAGCTGGGAAGGGGTACCACATCCTCACTTCCCACCAGACCCTCACCATTCAAGGCGAAAgtgatttttcccttttcctgcacCCTGACGGGCCACCCAAGCCCCAGCAGCATCCTGAGAGCCCCAGCCGGGCACCGCCACCTGAGGACGCGGAGGAAGAACGAG GGGTGAGCACGGACTCA CCAGTGATGGAGGAACAGTCGGCACAGCAGAGCCACCTGACCGCCACCACATCTCCTGCCAGGCCCTACCCTG AGTTGATCTCCAGGCCCTCGCCTCCCACCGTGCGTTGGTTCCTGCCAGACCTGCCCCCTTCCCGCAGTGCAGTGGAGATTGCTCCTACCCAGGTCACAG aGACAGACGAGTGCCGACTGAACCAGAACATCTGTGGCCACGGCGAGTGCGTCCCGGGCCCCTCGGACTACTCCTGCCATTGCAATCCGGGCTACCGGTCGCACCCGCAGCACCGCTACTGCGTGG ACGTGAACGAGTGCGAGGCGGAGCCGTGCGGCGCCGGGAGGGGCATCTGCATGAACACGGGCGGCTCCTACAACTGCCACTGCAACCGCGGCTACCGCCTGCACGTGGGCGCCGGGGGGCGCTCGTGCGTGG ACCTGAACGAGTGCGCCAAGCCCCACCTGTGCGGCGACGGCGGCTTCTGCCTCAACTTCCCGGGTCACTACAAGTGCAACTGTTACCCCGGCTACCGGCTCAAAGCCTCACGACCGCCCGTGTGCGAAG ACATCGACGAGTGCCGAGACCCTAGCTCCTGTCCGGATGGCAAATGCGAGAACAAACCCGGGAGCTTCAAGTGCATTGCCTGTCAGCCCGGCTACCGCAGCcaggggggcggggcctgccgcG ACGTGAACGAGTGCGCCGAGGGCAGCCCCTGCTCACCGGGCTGGTGCGAGAACCTCCCAGGCTCCTTCCGCTGCACGTGCGCCCAGGGCTACGCGCCTGCGCCGGATGGCCGCAGTTGCCTGGGtgagccccagccctgccagtCAACGCCCCCCGCACCCACGCCGCGCGCAAACTGGGGACCGAGTCTGTCCCACAGTGGGCAGGAGATAGATAATGCACCCTCCAGTTCACGCATCTA TCCCCGGAGgcacattccccccccccccccccgcaagaaGCGACTGGTTTCCTTGGAGCCACTCTTCCTGCTTCCCTCACTCCCCACAGACATAGATGAATGCAGCCAGGACCCCGGCCTGTGTCTTCCCCACGGGGCCTGCGAGAACCTGCAGGGCTCCTATGTTTGCGTCTGTGACGAGGGCTTCACGCCCACCCAGGACCAGCACGGCTGTGAGG agGTGGAGCAGCCCCACCACAAGAAGGAGTGCTACCTTAACTTCGATGACACCGTGTTCTGCGACAGTGTACTGGCCACCAATGTCACCCAGCAGGAGTGCTGCTGCTCgctgggggctggctggggagACCACTGCGAGATCTATCCCTGCCCAGTGTACAGCTCAG CTGAGTTCCACAGTCTCTGCCCAGACGGGAAGGGCTACACCCAAGACAACAACATTGTCAACTACGGCATCCCGGCCCACCGTG ACATCGACGAGTGCATACTGTTCGGAGCAGAGATCTGCAAGGAGGGCAAGTGCGTGAATACGCAGCCCGGCTACGAGTGCTATTGCAAGCAAGGCTTCTACTACGACGGGAACCTACTGGAGTGCGTGG ACGTGGACGAGTGCTTGGACGAGTCCAACTGCCGGAACGGAGTGTGTGAGAACACGCGCGGCGGCTACCGCTGTGCCTGCACGCCCCCCGCCGAGTACAGCCCGGCGCAGCGGCAGTGTCTGAGCCCGGAGGAGATGG ACGTAGACGAGTGTCAGGACCCGGCAGCGTGCCGCCCTGGCCGCTGCGTCAACCTGCCGGGCTCCTACCGCTGCGAGTGCCGCCCGCCCTGGGTGCCCGGGCCCTCCGGCCGCGATTGCCAGCTCCCCGAGAGCCCAGCCG AGCGTGCCCCGGAGCGACGGGACGTGTGCTGGGCCCAGCGCGGAGAAGATGGCATGTGCGCGGGACCCCTGGCCGGGCCAGCCCTCACCTTCGACGACTGCTGCTGTCGTCAGGGCCGCGGTTGGGGAGCCCAGTGCCGCCCTTGCCCGCCACGCAGCGCTG GGTCCCAGTGCCCAACGTCACAGAGTGAGAGCAATTCCTTCTGGGACGCGAGCCCCCTGCTGCTAGGAAAGCCCCCTCGAG AAGAGGACAGCTCGGAGGAGGACTCGGACGAGTGCCGCTGCGTGAGTGGCCGCTGCGTGCCGAGGCCCGGCGGCGCCGTGTGCGAGTGTCCGGGCGGCTTCCAGCTCGACGCCTCTCGTGCGCGTTGTGTCG ACATCGATGAGTGCCGAGAACTGAACCAGCGTGGGCTGCTGTGCAAGAGTGAGCGCTGCGTGAACACAAGCGGCTCCTTCCGCTGCGTCTGCAAAGCTGGCTTCGCACGCAGCCGCCCACACGGGGCCTGTGTGCCCCAGCGCCGCCGCTAA